Proteins encoded within one genomic window of Sphingomonas sp. KRR8:
- a CDS encoding alpha/beta hydrolase-fold protein: MFIRALFLMASSLAAAVIGPVPARAARPPSRPDVLTSRLEIGTSHVITSKVLGERRVLNVVLPAGYAAAPQRRYPVLYLIDGGVEQDLLSVAGLARSGALWGRSADAIVVGIETKDRRRELVGPTHDPALLKRYPTAGASAQFRDFIRTEVKPLIEQRYRTSGHDVVMGESLAGLFIVETYLADPALFGGYAAIDPSLWWDQGALSRSAATRVGKGQRSRKLLVAAAREQLEEPDAYDRLVSVVRGADLDLCLMPRPDQTHATIYQQLAPAVLQLLLPPEHPAPPEYGFVATCSR; this comes from the coding sequence ATGTTCATCCGCGCCTTGTTCCTGATGGCCAGCAGTCTTGCCGCGGCCGTCATCGGCCCAGTTCCAGCACGGGCAGCTCGCCCGCCGTCACGCCCCGACGTCCTGACCAGTCGGCTGGAGATCGGAACTTCCCACGTCATCACGTCGAAGGTGCTGGGCGAGCGACGCGTCCTTAACGTGGTGCTCCCGGCAGGCTACGCGGCGGCCCCGCAACGCCGTTATCCCGTGCTGTACCTGATCGACGGAGGCGTAGAGCAGGACCTTCTGTCGGTCGCAGGACTTGCCCGGTCAGGAGCCCTGTGGGGCCGGTCAGCCGACGCCATCGTCGTGGGCATCGAGACCAAGGACCGGCGGCGCGAACTGGTTGGGCCGACACACGACCCGGCCCTCCTCAAACGTTATCCGACGGCCGGCGCCTCGGCACAGTTTCGCGACTTCATCCGGACCGAAGTCAAGCCGCTGATCGAGCAGCGTTATCGCACCAGCGGCCATGACGTGGTCATGGGTGAGTCGCTGGCGGGCCTCTTTATCGTGGAGACTTACCTGGCCGATCCCGCGCTGTTCGGGGGATATGCGGCGATCGACCCCAGTCTCTGGTGGGATCAGGGCGCCTTGTCGCGGTCGGCCGCAACACGGGTGGGCAAGGGCCAGCGGTCACGCAAGTTGCTGGTTGCGGCCGCGCGGGAGCAGCTGGAGGAACCGGACGCCTATGACCGGCTGGTCTCCGTGGTCCGCGGCGCGGACCTTGACCTGTGCCTGATGCCCCGACCCGACCAAACTCATGCGACCATCTACCAGCAGCTTGCGCCCGCCGTGCTGCAGCTGCTGCTCCCGCCCGAACACCCCGCGCCACCGGAATATGGTTTTGTGGCGACGTGCTCCCGGTGA
- a CDS encoding SMP-30/gluconolactonase/LRE family protein has protein sequence MDLALTVEVGNLGFPEGPVAMADGSLLFVDIKNELLGRSRGGGQVETVAKLEGGPNGVAIGPDGAAYVCNNGGVYNWGKFGKVTVPAPPPPPASYRGGSIQRVDLATGAVTTLYDSYDGARLLAPDDIVFDAAGGFWFTDSGLQLVDGTKHGAVYYGTADGRPLVKAATIPMPNGVGLSPDGKILYVSDTIYGRLWSLQVTGPGTVAPGPLPVMVGNVVQTLPGFQWLDSLKVEQDGRICVGTIFNGGISVFGTDGSVEHVSVNDIFTTNLCFGGADMMDVWITASGTGTIYKGRWPRPGLKPAFQA, from the coding sequence ATGGATCTGGCCCTCACCGTCGAAGTCGGGAATCTCGGCTTTCCGGAAGGTCCGGTGGCGATGGCCGACGGGTCATTGCTGTTCGTAGACATCAAGAACGAGCTGCTCGGCCGCTCCCGTGGGGGTGGGCAGGTGGAAACCGTCGCCAAGCTGGAAGGTGGGCCGAACGGGGTCGCCATCGGGCCCGACGGTGCGGCCTATGTCTGCAACAATGGCGGTGTCTACAACTGGGGCAAGTTCGGCAAGGTGACGGTCCCGGCGCCGCCGCCGCCGCCCGCAAGCTACCGAGGCGGTTCCATCCAGCGCGTGGATCTGGCCACGGGCGCCGTGACCACCCTGTATGACAGCTACGACGGAGCTCGGCTGCTTGCGCCGGACGACATCGTCTTCGATGCCGCGGGCGGGTTCTGGTTCACGGACTCGGGGCTGCAGCTGGTGGACGGCACCAAGCATGGTGCGGTTTATTACGGAACGGCCGACGGGCGCCCGCTGGTCAAGGCCGCGACCATTCCGATGCCCAACGGCGTCGGCCTCTCACCCGATGGCAAGATCCTCTACGTCTCGGATACGATCTATGGCCGATTGTGGTCGTTGCAGGTCACAGGACCGGGCACGGTCGCGCCCGGCCCGCTGCCGGTCATGGTCGGCAACGTCGTCCAGACCCTTCCCGGTTTCCAGTGGCTGGATAGCCTCAAGGTCGAGCAGGACGGGCGCATCTGCGTCGGCACCATCTTCAACGGCGGGATCAGTGTGTTCGGCACGGACGGAAGCGTCGAGCACGTCTCGGTGAACGACATCTTCACGACCAACCTGTGTTTCGGCGGGGCCGATATGATGGATGTGTGGATCACCGCGTCGGGCACGGGCACGATCTACAAGGGACGGTGGCCGCGCCCCGGGCTCAAGCCGGCGTTCCAGGCATGA
- a CDS encoding catalase has protein sequence MSLRTVDPTLTPGARMPASAAGSDSGEDPTIAERLVDALARPDGSAALRPVHATGNGATGSFAPSDVAHKFCKASHFRRGCSPVRATVRFSNGSGCATRHDGWSDVRGMATRFHLADGSATDLIAMTLREFFAPDAYSFLRFAVAAKPRHFKSTSWLGKIWDYLNLRLPVRDAYPGEVIRPDEGAVAFANQHDYAQLAVFDAASIGAPVSYARASYHAVHTFVLTAPDGTRRYVRFSWLPTVGVLNTDPLAVPVDRYLERELHRRIAAGPVHFNLMMVLGEAGDDFDDSTRPWPPHRRRVFMGTLTLDKLLDDDICERLNFNPWLLPDGIGPSNDPVLRVRKEAYEISGRRRGAAACPCARRDDHAA, from the coding sequence ATGAGCTTGCGAACGGTCGACCCTACGCTGACGCCCGGCGCCCGGATGCCGGCGAGTGCGGCTGGCAGCGACTCGGGCGAGGACCCGACCATTGCCGAGCGCCTGGTCGATGCCCTCGCCCGTCCCGATGGCAGTGCCGCGCTTCGACCGGTCCACGCGACCGGTAATGGAGCGACCGGTTCGTTCGCTCCCTCCGACGTCGCGCACAAGTTCTGCAAGGCGAGCCATTTTCGCCGTGGCTGCTCACCCGTGCGGGCGACCGTGCGTTTCTCCAATGGCTCGGGCTGCGCGACCCGCCATGACGGCTGGTCCGACGTTCGCGGCATGGCGACCCGCTTCCACCTCGCGGACGGCAGCGCCACCGACCTCATCGCGATGACCCTTCGAGAGTTCTTCGCGCCGGACGCCTATTCATTTCTGCGGTTCGCGGTGGCGGCGAAGCCCAGGCATTTCAAATCCACGAGCTGGCTGGGCAAGATCTGGGATTACCTGAATCTCAGATTGCCGGTTCGCGACGCCTATCCCGGCGAGGTCATCCGCCCTGACGAGGGTGCCGTCGCATTCGCCAATCAGCATGATTATGCGCAACTCGCGGTGTTCGACGCGGCGTCGATCGGTGCACCCGTCAGCTACGCCCGCGCGTCATATCACGCGGTGCACACGTTCGTCCTCACCGCGCCCGACGGTACCCGGCGCTATGTACGCTTCAGCTGGTTGCCGACGGTGGGGGTGCTCAACACCGACCCGTTGGCCGTTCCAGTGGATCGCTATCTCGAGCGGGAGCTTCACCGGCGGATCGCTGCCGGGCCGGTGCATTTCAACCTGATGATGGTGCTTGGCGAAGCGGGGGACGACTTTGACGATTCCACCCGTCCATGGCCGCCGCATCGACGCCGCGTGTTCATGGGAACATTGACGCTCGACAAGCTTCTCGATGACGACATTTGCGAGCGGCTGAACTTCAATCCGTGGTTGCTGCCCGACGGCATCGGGCCGTCCAACGATCCCGTTCTAAGAGTCCGCAAGGAAGCGTACGAAATCTCCGGCCGCCGCCGCGGCGCTGCGGCCTGCCCGTGCGCGAGGAGGGACGACCATGCCGCGTAG